In Fibrobacter sp., the sequence GCATCATTTACAGGATGATTTTTGATGATTTTAGCTGAAAACTGCTCCATACAGAATCTTTATGGGTTATAAAAAATGGGAATTGAAGTGCTTGAATATTGCGGAAGTGATGATGCAATATTTTCGCTTTCAATGTTTACTGAAATATAAATCAGGGAGGTAAGGATAGAGCTTGTAAAAAGGATGATTTGCCGGTTGGGTAATACCTTCCAACCGGCAGGATGGTTAAGTCTTTTTAGGCTGATAAGTGCCGCAATCGGCATGGTTGGCGTGTGTGATAACGTGGATTCCGGACGCGGTGCATTCAAAGGCGTCATTATACTCACAGTTTGATATTTTACATGCGCCTACTCCGCCGTTTATGTCGGTAAAACCTCCCTTGTTCTCTGCCGGAAAGAAGGTGTCACATGAGGCCTCCAATTCATCACCTACTGTAATTGCAAGTGTGTGACACTTTTTACCTTTGTTGTACACACAGTTGATAGCTTCACAATCAATTATTCTGGACATTTCTGTAGGCATAATGCTCCTTTCTGCTGAATGGATCCTGAGTTTAAGAAAGATGCAAAACTCATGCCGGAATAGATTGTCTAAGCGGTTCAATTGGCATCAGGAAAGAAAAAAAGCCCATTATAAAAGTCTTAAGGCAGGGATTTATATGCTTAAAATCTATTTTATTAGTTAAAAAAGGTTTTCCTAGGATAAAGATAGCATGTATATTTCTTTCAGTCCTGAAATTTCCAGATTCATAAATTGAGTTTTGGAGTGAAAACAACCTGTTCGGGTGTTTCTAAAAATTCCGGACTTGATATTGATTATTGTTAAAAAAAAAGGCAAATAGCTTTGAAACCGGAGGCTTACAGATGAGAAACGGTGGAGTATCAGCGTCACTCTTTTCAGTTCCTGCTTTCCTGGTATTGTTGGTAGCCGGGTTGCATGCTGATGAAACGTTTAACAAACTGTTTGATGAAGGCAAGTATGCTGAGGTGATCAAGTATGCTGATGAAAAACTGCCGATTGCAGACAGGAATGCCTCGGTTTGGGCAAAGCTTGGAGTGGCACATGAAGAGCAGAAACTCGATGAGAAGGCCTTAGCCTGTTATCTGGTGGCCATTAGAAACGATGCCAAAAATTATGAGGCACACCTGGGTGCTGCCCGTATCTATAACAACATTGGCCAGCCTTCAAGTGCTGCTGATCTGGCTAAAAAAGCCATGGAACTCAAATCCACTGGTGAAGCCAGTTGGGAGTACGCGCGCTCCTGTATAGCTCAGAACAAAACCAAAGAGGCAAAGGCCGCACTGGAAAAGGTTGTTGAGACCGACAAATCAAATATCGTTGCAAACAGGGAACTGGGCAGCATTTTCTACGGAGAAAAGAATTATGAAAAAGCCCTGCCCCTTATGAAACTTGCTTATCATGCCAAACCTGATGGAGAAACCGCCTACAAAATAGCGCAGATCTTCACGACACAGAAATCGCCCGATTCGGCTATCGTCTATTACAAGGAAGCACTGAAAGACAAAAAACTGGAAAAACCCGAAGCTGGTCTGGAACTGGCCCGGCTCTATTTTCAGGCAGGAAAGCACAAACAGGCTGCCGAGGAGTATGAAAAGGTCGATCAGAAGCTCTTGACAACCGATGATCTTTACGACCATGCGTTCTGTGCCGAAAAAGCGGGAAAGGACAAGAATGAAACGGGAAAACTGTACGAAGCTGCTGTGCAGAAGTTCGGTGCATCAAATGCCAAAAAGGCTCTTCTGGCAAAAGAGAAAGTTGCCAGGTGGAAGCTGGATAAAAAAGAGTATAAGGATGCTCTTCTGCTTCTTCAGGCAATTTCCAAAGCCGATCCCGGCAGCAAAGTTGTCAAGGGTGTCACATTTCTTATGGCTGAAGCCTATGATGGTTCAGGCGAACGCTCAAAAGCCATTCCGCTGCTGGAAGCTGTAATCGCCAAAGAACCTGATAATGTTGAAGCTGTTGCCAGGCTGGCTGATCTCTACAATAAACAGAAAATGTCCGATAAAGCCCAGGCACTTTATTCCAAGCTTCTCTCTCTCCAGCCTAATAATCCTAATGTTTATCTGGCTCTGGGAGAATACAGCCTTAAATCAAAGAAGTACGAGGATGCGCTCAGGCATTTCCAGAAAAGCTTTACACTTGAAAAAACTGCACGTGCCGCTGAGGGCATGATGCTTTCTGCGTGGGAACTGAAAGATTATCAGTTGGCCAGCGATGCTGCTGAATCAGCTCTCCGTATCGATGGATCGATGCGCCAGCCACAGATCACCCTCTCAAATATCCATATTCAGGAGAAGAACTATTCAGCTGCTATCAAAATTCTCGAAAAATTGCTGAAAGATAAACCTTCAGATTTGGATATTCTGAAAAAGCTGGCTCTGTGTTTTGAGAAATCCGGAAAAGCGGATAAACTGGCAGAGATCGATAAAACAATTGCCGCCGCTGATAAGAAAGACACTGTCTCCAGACTTCGTTATGCCAAATACCTTCAGTCCACAGGTGATAATGAAGCGGCTCTTGGAATGTATAAAGAGCTTTCCACGCTTCTGCCAAAAGATCCTGAAATCCCATACAACTTGTATCAGATCACTCTGAAGATGGGAAAGAAAGATGATGCAGTTGTTCATCTTACAAAGTATGTACGGCTTAAACCTCAGGATGCAAAAGCTCAGCGTGATCTGGGTAACATGCTTTATGACAAAAAGGATTCTGATGGGGCCCTTGCTGCATATCGTGCTGCCCTGAAACATGACCCGGCCATCAAAGGGTTTTACAAAAAATATGCTGACCTGATTCTGGCCCAGAAACCCAAAGCACCGGTGAAAGGACAGAAAAGTGCGGAAGATGAGGTCATAGATGTACTCAATTCTGCTGTAAAGGCAGGTGAGGCTGATGAGGAGATCTATTCCACCCTGGCTGAAATCTACCAGAAAAAGGGAAACTTCGAACAGGCCTCCCAGATGTATCATAAAGCCCTTCAGTTGAAGCCTCAGAATCCTGAAATGCTTGCTGCTCTGGCCTTCTGCCAGGAGAAAGCGGGCAAGGTTTCTGATGCGATTATCTCTTATGAACAGGTG encodes:
- a CDS encoding DUF1540 domain-containing protein, producing the protein MSRIIDCEAINCVYNKGKKCHTLAITVGDELEASCDTFFPAENKGGFTDINGGVGACKISNCEYNDAFECTASGIHVITHANHADCGTYQPKKT
- a CDS encoding tetratricopeptide repeat protein, which encodes MRNGGVSASLFSVPAFLVLLVAGLHADETFNKLFDEGKYAEVIKYADEKLPIADRNASVWAKLGVAHEEQKLDEKALACYLVAIRNDAKNYEAHLGAARIYNNIGQPSSAADLAKKAMELKSTGEASWEYARSCIAQNKTKEAKAALEKVVETDKSNIVANRELGSIFYGEKNYEKALPLMKLAYHAKPDGETAYKIAQIFTTQKSPDSAIVYYKEALKDKKLEKPEAGLELARLYFQAGKHKQAAEEYEKVDQKLLTTDDLYDHAFCAEKAGKDKNETGKLYEAAVQKFGASNAKKALLAKEKVARWKLDKKEYKDALLLLQAISKADPGSKVVKGVTFLMAEAYDGSGERSKAIPLLEAVIAKEPDNVEAVARLADLYNKQKMSDKAQALYSKLLSLQPNNPNVYLALGEYSLKSKKYEDALRHFQKSFTLEKTARAAEGMMLSAWELKDYQLASDAAESALRIDGSMRQPQITLSNIHIQEKNYSAAIKILEKLLKDKPSDLDILKKLALCFEKSGKADKLAEIDKTIAAADKKDTVSRLRYAKYLQSTGDNEAALGMYKELSTLLPKDPEIPYNLYQITLKMGKKDDAVVHLTKYVRLKPQDAKAQRDLGNMLYDKKDSDGALAAYRAALKHDPAIKGFYKKYADLILAQKPKAPVKGQKSAEDEVIDVLNSAVKAGEADEEIYSTLAEIYQKKGNFEQASQMYHKALQLKPQNPEMLAALAFCQEKAGKVSDAIISYEQVIAMNTSSTKEMKALGDLYMKSGKKENAISTYKKFLGVSQDSRIASLVGKSEFQRKNYKEAVKYLGMVTGADARKADHLSDYAMSAYNAGDTKKAEELFTALMAVSPKDPEPVKMLYEIAQKANDTTKAVEHLKKYTVLKPSDAKMLQTLGDLLYIQKDRPGALAAYKGALKADPSAKGFLRRYVELVNASGKPEEKSEALNKAIAAGEADAAMYEQLGESYKKAGNLPRAIQNLEKASQLDPKNAGLLISLAECQAQSGAIDAAILTYEQGIAINPRADKEYKALGKLYMQQKKTESAIKNFKKFLENNKDNELAKIVGQEAFKAKNYTEAVKYLSMVSGADASAPSHLKMYAEACSQTKDDQKAFQLYKELSVKTPQDAEVMKKLYEIAGKAGTKEEVLTYLKKYTALKPGDVEAQKVLADNLYERKDNAGALAAYRAIVKADSSAKGIYKKYAELALAAGNEAEIVSVLNGAIAAGEADGKMYKKLAEIYSKQGNHAKAVAMYEKASQSDPKDVSLLTDLAEAQAKSGNKSAAILTYEQAVAMNPQA